A window of the Podospora bellae-mahoneyi strain CBS 112042 chromosome 6, whole genome shotgun sequence genome harbors these coding sequences:
- the HTZ1 gene encoding histone H2A.Z (EggNog:ENOG503P342; COG:B), translating into MAGGKGKSSGGKSSGGKTSGIEGSKKQQSHSQRAGLQFPCGRVKRFLKQNTQNKMRVGAKAAVYVTAVLEYLTAEVLELAGNAAKDLKVKRITPRHLQLAIRGDEELDTLIRATIAFGGVLPHINRALLLKVEQKKKAKAAEA; encoded by the exons atggctGGCGGAAAAGGAAAGTCCTCGGGCGGCAAGAGCTCTGGTGGCAAGACATCCGGTATTGAGGGTtccaagaagcagcagagCCATTCTCAACGCGCCGGTCTGCAG TTTCCCTGCGGCCGTGTGAAGCGCTTCTTGAAGCAAAACACCCAAAATAAGATGCGCGTCGGCGCCAAGGCTGCTGTCTACGTTACTGCCGTACTGGAATACTTGACTGCCGAAGTTCTCGAGCTTGCTGGA AACGCTGCCAAAGATCTCAAGGTCAAGCGTATCActccccgccatctccagctcgcCATCCGTGGTGACGAAGAGCTCGATACCCTGATCCGTGCCACCATCGCCTTCGGTGGTGTTCTCCCACACATCAACCGCGCCCTTCTGCTCAAGGtggagcagaagaagaaggccaaggccgcCGAGGCATAA
- a CDS encoding hypothetical protein (EggNog:ENOG503PDZ9) translates to MESFTSPATRAATATHDASSVTAAAIPAPAKKIRSGTDSSVKETLPDRPLRVGFQEDQPIPIRTIKDTIAERHQPERRDSCERFQLNFQQRRSNTGWSVASGLTAASTVTDITEPESPDAIDEETFDVESVLASSPPYPHGSPSRSIACSSLPTKPLAPIDTDRSSSFRQRQPVSDIPPSPRKVHSDRPYRRSSDYITHPPPIEKQAGSITDDAANPDLRAACDIVGKEDGDNNEPEQQRDKLSSEADGGCPSTPDGFNSSADENTPDSLSDVEVDDNSVQDFLDRALKHVFGVELCELSQGTASAAYQSVSYCLDELSYIARSGSRHFADSVVPPVNEAARSHAGFNSTPIQGTAHTTGYGGTSSGQGSRKNYNGTKKRLSGGLEGGEQEEDGDGDEVDDRQGGGGKRQRITDHSHGQNFSCPFRKRNPIRFNVRDFQSCAVQSFPDIPQLKRHIKNFHRQNSIPPFMCPRCKEDLASHVDLVAHSAVEIHLMCEVRDVPSSLDPEDGITPQVEEVLNGRKANSKVDCWDTLWDVLFGTEEGIPDYNFVPPTELDEVHAEFRKPSSRDELRQRLATEFPLHDPDLLLSLFNEHIDSVVDTCRLRTSQLSGRPRRTRNQGPRQPTASPQRARRASHTAPLHPIQSRDTLGSNGQSGGASSTHGTPINNDSSWPSPSQPPLMSYAPSPGGYGQAVSPGGLSDTNVASLLPAQVSRRQLGITVPAPTARQIQRPTFGAPLLGTSGGTDGSASHHMRVPSGDSGISFDTAAAAGYLLRQQPGVNLVPNHFFGSTNLPVRQQFQHSMRRAGGFQGGSANPLSLDMNQVYQQQQGPYQHHLQHAHAQQLQLQPQQLQMPGQGKSPISPHSAMTVTASSPGGFFGSYELGPGQTNLGQQYPH, encoded by the exons ATGGAATCTTTCacctcaccagcaacacgAGCTGCAACCGCCACCCACGACGCATCTTCcgtcacagcagcagcaataccagcaccagcaaagAAGATCAGATCCGGTACAGATTCTTCAGTCAAGGAAACCCTTCCAGACCGGCCGCTTCGGGTAGGCTTTCAAGAGGATCAACCCATTCCCATTCGTACCATCAAGGACACCATCGCCGAGCGCCATCAACCGGAGAGGCGAGACTCATGTGAGAGGTTTCAGTTGAACTTCCAACAACGAAGGTCAAACACCGGCTGGTCTGTGGCCTCTGGATTAACTGCCGCTTCAACTGTCACCGACATCACCGAGCCCGAAAGTCCTGATGCCATTGACGAAGAAACGTTTGATGTTGAATCGGTGCtggcatcatcacctccctaCCCTCACGGCTCTCCATCTCGCTCTATCGCTTGCTCTTCATTACCGACAAAGCCTCTGGCTCCTATCGATACTGACAGATCCTCTTCATTTCGCCAACGGCAGCCAGTCAGTGACATTCCGCCATCACCTCGGAAAGTGCATTCGGATCGGCCGTACCGGAGGAGTTCAGACTATATcacacatcctccacctATCGAGAAACAAGCTGGATCGATCACGGATGACGCGGCGAATCCAGACCTCAGGGCCGCTTGCGACATAGTTGGCAAGGAGGACGGCGATAACAACGAGCCGGAACAGCAACGGGATAAGTTATCTTCTGAAGCAGATGGAGGCTGTCCGTCCACACCGGACGGATTCAATTCCTCGGCAGATGAAAATACTCCAGATTCTCTGAGCGACGTAGAAGTGGACGACAACTCGGTGCAGGATTTCCTCGACAGAGCCCTCAAGCATGTGTTTGGTGTCGAGCTCTGTGAACTGAGCCAAGGCACCGCGTCAGCGGCCTACCAATCGGTGAGTTACTGTCTCGACGAACTATCATATATTGCCCGGTCCGGTAGCCGGCATTTCGCCGACTCTGTCGTCCCGCCAGTGAACGAGGCAGCTCGTAGTCATGCAGGTTTCAACAGCACTCCTATCCAAGGCACGGCCCACACAACTGGCTATGGCGGCACATCAAGTGGCCAGGGCAGTCGTAAAAACTACAACGGGACGAAAAAAAGACTCAGTGGGGGTCTCGAAGGCggagagcaagaagaagacggggaTGGCGACGAGGTAGATGATCGCCAGGGCGGTGGCGGTAAGCGACAAAGAATAACGGACCATAGCCACGGCCAAAACTTTAGCTGTCCGTTCCGCAAGAGAAACCCCATCAGATTCAACGTTCGAGACTTTCAGAGCTGCGCGGTACAGTCCTTCCCCGACATCCCTCAGCTCAAACGGCACATCAAGAACTTCCACCGACAAAACTCGATACCGCCGTTTATGTGTCCGCGATGCAAGGAGGATCTAGCAAGCCACGTGGACTTGGTCGCCCATTCGGCCGTAGAGATACATCTCATGTGTGAAGTACGGGATGTGCCATCAAGTCTGGACCCCGAAGACGGCATCACGCCACAGGTAGAGGAGGTTCTCAATGGGAGAAAAGCAAACTCGAAGGTGGACTGTTGGGATACGCTCTGGGACGTGCTGTTTGGCACGGAGGAAGGGATCCCTGACTATA ATTTTGTGCCCCCTACAGAATTGGATGAGGTGCATGCCGAATTCAGGAAGCCGTCCTCCCGCGATGAACTCAGGCAGCGGCTTGCGACGGAGTTTCCTCTCCACGACCCAGACCTCCTGCTCAGCCTCTTCAACGAACACATCGACTCTGTTGTGGACACCTGCCGCTTACGGACAAGCCAACTCTCTGGGCGGCCAAGACGGACCCGCAACCAGGGCCCTCGACAGCCAACAGCAAGCCCTCAGCGGGCGAGAAGAGCTAGCCACACAGCACCCCTCCATCCGATTCAGAGCAGAGACACACTGGGGAGTAACGGCCAAAGCGGCGGGGCGTCCTCGACGCATGGCACGCCCATCAACAACGATTCGTCTTGGCCGAGTCCCAGCCAGCCGCCGTTGATGTCGTATGCGCCGTCACCGGGAGGCTATGGACAGGCCGTCAGTCCGGGAGGATTGAGTGACACCAATGTGGCATCCCTTCTCCCGGCACAAGTATCAAGGCGTCAGCTTGGTATCACTGTGCCGGCTCCGACAGCGCGGCAGATACAGCGGCCAACATTTGGCGCGCCGCTTCTGGGGACCTCCGGAGGAACAGATGGGAGTGCCTCCCACCATATGCGGGTGCCTTCGGGGGACTCGGGGATCAGCTTCGACACGGCTGCGGCAGCCGGCTATCTCTTACGGCAGCAGCCGGGTGTCAATCTTGTCCCGAACCACTTTTTTGGCAGCACGAATCTTCCAGTGAGGCAGCAATTCCAACATAGCATGAGACGCGCAGGTGGTTTCCAGGGAGGCAGCGCGAACCCACTTAGCCTTGATATGAACCAGGTgtatcagcagcagcaggggccATACCAGCATCACCTGCAGCATGCGCATGCGCAACAGCTACAGCTACAGCCACAGCAGCTGCAGATGCCGGGACAGGGGAAGTCACCCATCAGCCCGCACTCAGCCATGACGGTGACAGCTTCATCGCCAGGAGGGTTCTTTGGGAGTTATGAGCTGGGGCCAGGTCAGACAAACCTGGGACAACAGTATCCACATTAA